The sequence gacggatttatgttcactcgcagtggagtagcatgaacctccaagtaccaaagttaaggccattgcacgaaatgctcagacagaaagcacactgcattctgtagataaagattttgtgcggcagcatacaaaatccagccaattactgtgataactcacaaagaactcataaacccgactaatttgcaaaattagggtttcgccccccgcgcagtatactagaccccgttggtcgaaaccatgcttagccAAGATAGGCAACCAAATCCTCCACCACGCACCAAAAGTGCGGCCTCGCCCTAGCACGTcgaccctctttccatcgaccaatcaggtcgcttcaaatccgccaccgTGCGTTAAAAGTGTGGTTGTGCCCTAAGCTTGCCgcccccctactttcattgaccaatcaggttgctccaaacctgccacgGTCTCAAAAAAGGTCgttagcttcccaaaacacgctagcCTCCCAAAAACGCGCCAACTTCCAAAACGTGCCAAACATGCTGCACGCGCATactacacgcactaattagggtttcaactcgccaaaccctaatttgagaaaGTTTCtaccaacatccctcctgaattcttcctgagttttattttcaggatgttttcacctcccgaacgagctcaaaacctaaatattcccgcgcgggagataggaaattcttttccgtgcaGAATGGATGGGAGGACCATCAAGATCCTAGTCCGtaagagaattctacaacgattctagtaaagggcgctaattagggtttcgacataccaaaccctaatttagaaaaagccgcaagcgcttcccttccaagccaCAAGCGCTTCTATCCAtgccgatggctgccaaacggaaggttgcaacagtcaacggctatcctttcttctgagatgcaaatctcagccgtacaagttcgtcaCCGAACCAGCAAgtctctcaattttaactttccaaacaatagcaacatgctatacttttccatgaaaacactcgagatatcaaaacatgtcacaaactgagggatgctcatcagggtattggtctggcggtttacagcgcgcggcgtgcaatacgcctgttacaggaaagtgtcataagagtgaggcggttagtaaatacaagaagtaatggtgaaacgtttccttcattatggaaacatcaattccaggcgttacccgttaccgctttcttccattactcaactgcttctatttcttacgagGCTAGGGTACGtatcgttgcgacttgtatatataggtctcacctatttccatcaaagacaggttttggtcaggagaacaatacacatccagaattCACCTGGTATCTTTCCATTCAGCTGGCCAGTtcaactttcagatacaagtcgcaaaacacccacacttacagaatcaactattctagcctcaacactttcttcgcttccctccctaagaccaacccttctccttcactttgtaaccgaagcaagccggaacgaccatttcttggtttaggccaggattgtacagattgatctctcgaatcaaaagtactcccgtgcagtacattgttttgggtttagatttgtttctcacccgcactcacacaaaattaccaaaatcagcagaaacggttttcacccacaaacaattggcgaccacagtgggagattgatctctcggttacaatatcaatttccaattctcgatttcattcttcaacccagattATAAGATAtgtgaaagcaaacgatccgctcggggatcaatggctcagtcaccaaatgactcagttaccagttatcacatgacaaggagtgactggggacttctcgcggtcaGGACGACGTCGCCCATAAAACTATGGCGGACATgcctatggatagggtttgcaccaacaacaGAAGAGCAAAACAGAAACAAGAAACACAGATATACGTATCTGGAATATGTTCgcctgctttattgctaccactccgCCGCTAGCACCAAGACATGGAAACAAAGCCAATAATACGAGCGCTAACAGCTCGCGTCCTATACGGCAGCGCCATGGGACATTCCTTAGCCGGCCAGGCGGCTTCATCCCCCTTTCCATAGCCATCCAGAGCACCGTCTGataattccatggtgaatgttcatacagtagaaatgttcatgattttatgaaaatctgagtttcgttcgtttttgtagGTTTCgcagagacgaacgatttttgaggggttaactcttgcattactatcactactgttagtggaatcgtaaaaaaggtaagagttaagaattaccattttgtagatggaTTTACTTGCATGTTGGTAATTTTTTGCtcctggttccagaaaatgtcaacTCCCAACAACATCGATTACGATTATagctattcctcttcttccttcaTCTCCTTTGACGAGGATTCCAAAGCCTCTGTATATAAATCGAAAGCTAAGATAACTCATGATGAGGGAGCAAAGCATAGCATACCCTTGAATGATCGGAGAGTCACTTATGCTGAACTTATGAAGACAAaggctgaagatgatgaagcagaGAATCTTCAGCACATAAAGGATCGAATTCGGCGTCGAATACAAGCGTCTAAGGAGAGACGTCAATTCCTTGATAGGGTACCCTCTgactctgatgctgatgcttctgaagaagaAACTGCGTGGGTGTTTACAAAGCGTAAGATCAAGCCTGACCGATATGAAAGAGAGTTCCGGAAGACTATGaagcaaattgaagatgaatctgaAGCAGAAGAGGACTCGGACTCAGACGATCTTGATACCCATCCAGACTTTATCGACGATGCGGATTCCGACAAATAGGAAGACAGTGATGACAAATCTGATAACTCGGATGTAAAGAATGACAGTGATGACGAATCCGATAATTCGGATGAgtctgacgagtagctttacttcCATCCTGTTTTCCTTCTTAAACATTTGAATATTCTTTAGCCTTCGTAGTAGACATCTTATTTGGAGGACTTCGTATTAATAATTTTCCTTTCAAACGAGATACTCTTTATTAATGTTGGCTCTTCTTGATTGAAAATACGCCGATCCCATCGTGATTTTCCCTTTGCTTGCTCTAAGGCAAATCACAGATGACATGTAACACACAGGGGCCGTGTAAATTTCTGACCATGCTCAGctttggtcagtccccagtgtattATTTTACTCTGCATCTCCGGTATTGACCTTGTTcgagacttagggtttcagtaaaactcgcaacTGAATTGACTACCTGCAGAAGATAAGAGCCCGctgtattttgtatatatattaaaGATTTAGGGTTTAATACTTGCGCAGATATTTCTTCTATTCCTGAGTTAGTTTCATCGCAGAAGAAACTTTGATTGTCATTCCTTCCATCACTATGTCCAGCGATAGTACTTCTTCTCGAAATGAACTCCAGTCGAAGCATGAAGTAGAAGCGTCCATCTCAGTAAGTTTCACATCTTTTTCGTCTCTGTTTGATCGAGGTTATTGACCATAAGAAAAAGATTTGTTTGTATTTGTTGCAAGATAACCAGAAGGATCATTCTTCTCATAATTCGAGGCCCAAACGGACCGTTAGAGCTCCTTCGCGGTACAGGTCGGCTCATGCTGAGACTGGATCATCTATAAGTAATCATATAGCTTTCGAGGCTTTATCACGTTCAACTTTGATAAAATTAAACACTTCCTCATTTCGTCACATGCGAATGTTCGTGTCGTCATCGATGCTATaaggagaaggagtggaaagtccgtgaccgtggttgaggttgaagaCAACAGCAACCGAGTTGGTGAAGACTCTGCAGAATCCGTGGAGGTTGAAGACAGAttccatgctcgtgaatatccAACAGCTGGACTCTTGTTTGAAGCTCCTTTGATCAATACTTTCCCGGACAATGAAGTagtcggtggattcgtcattcccaagtgtcataCGCCCCTTTACACCAAAATATGGAAAAGATACGGGTATATTGCTACGaccgaagtgtggaaaggttttctaccaACCCTCCTGACTACAATTGCATGGTTGCTACCGATTATTGAGGAGATGGACCAGATGcgcctgcgagatgtcaagaatcaggaattgcacaggtgggatgagatgatttcgaacTACGAGACTTTGCGGTTTAATGTATGATGGCTTCGTCGTCGGCTCGAGATAATCAAGATTcataaggcggcggaggctgctgatgcgatttctctAACCACTGCTTTACTGGAGGAGGAGAAGATGCTCACTTTGGAGTCGGCCAGGGTTGAGAAGGCGGTATAGGAGTTGAAGACGAAAACCAAGAGTTTTCATAAGAAACTTGACAGGGTTGCTTACAGAGATTACCCATTGTTGGACgttttgctctgagtgagcatttataattgttattttttttaataagtttAAGATTCTGGTTAGGTGGAATAATTGATCATGATATGaaggaattttgctcatttatgaaacgtTTAATGAACCAAGGAGCGTTGTgcacgctctttggaggaatgaaaattacattttttaaaatgcttgaaatgatgaagggTAATTGTTTTTTATGGATCAGGCGTAATAAGCTTTGAGATATTTTCCGTTGATtatatttccttccactcctccatcaacagctaagatcttgtaatatccactggatactgccttgatgactacatatggtccctcccatttcggagagaacttgtgaacggacatgtcttgttgaatgtgctttgatGTCTTTAATACCAggtctcctacttgaaatgttcgaggtcttaccattttttgtaggctttggagatcctttgtttgtaggCTTCTACGTATTTTTCCACCTTAGCCCTCCTTGACTCGAGTATATCTAGCTCAATGATTCTTGATTTGGATACTTCGGCTTCATGCCATTGTACTCCGCTGGatgttgcaatccttgctgaagggaTTTCGATCTCTGCtagaagtatggcgtcggctccgtAGACGAGGGAATATGGTGAAGTCCCGATTGAGCTCCTTGGCGCGGTTCGATAAGCCCATATAACCATAGGCAactgttcatgccacgttcgaggattgtcatgaattgtccgactgagaattcagatcaaagttttgttggtgctctctacTTGTCAGTTTCCCTGGGGATAATACGGTGTGGAGAAGACTTGTTTGATGTCGTATTCCTCGAGGAGTTCGGTCACGTGCTTGTTtgcgaaaggagttccattatcagtaTCAATGTGCTTAGGAACTCCAAATTTGCATATTATGTGCtttttgatgaaggctgcaatcgtgactccggtggtgcttcgaagaggaatagcttcgacccatttAGTGAAATACTTAGTTgcggtgatgatgtattcatgctgctttgaataCACTGGATTGATCTTTccgatgatatctagtccccagctatagaaaggccatggactattcacataattcaatgggagacaaggagtgtggatgagagtaccatggatttggcattggtgacacctctgaacgtgtgcagctgcatcgtcttccatgttcgtccaataatatttctcatgaacttgaagaaataattttctctttccttgatgttctccatcgtgcatttctttcagaaTTGTCGGGATTTCATGCTCAGCCAAGCATCTCAGTAAGTTTCCACCAaaacttttgcggtataagattccgtcaagaaagacaaatctcttagctctctgaatgagtttgactgcttgcttcttttccagcgGTAGTtcattgtcccggaggtatttggtGTAAGGTttcctccagtccccagtgtgatggactgccaaaacctctaagtgatgaggaggtgtctggCAATTGGGACAAGACCCTTGTAAGgttcttgactgagtctccatggaaggccagtagtatcccaccctttgaagctttctgtaaattGTTACCACTAGCGTTTgcccgcagatttcttcatgtatgcgcttaAGTTGTTCTTCTGTTTCGTCGTTTCCAAGGAACTGTAATAGGGATCTATCAGGGTTGCGAATAATACAGCGCCCCGtgaagcaagaaataattctttaattcTTTGAGGCTGACTTTGCCTTATGAAAtcgagctgctcaattcatgaatgatgggcgcTCGCCAATCATCTGCTGGAATGTCTTCTACTTGAGTGAGCCAGGTGGACGACACGGTATGCCTCTGTACGGTGATTTTTTTCTCTGCCCCTTCGAATTGCATCTTAGAAGCGAGAGTTTCCAGGCAGTCGGCATGCATGTTGTTAGTTCGTTCAGTATGGACGACCGTGGCATCGACAAAATGGGTTAATAGCCGCTGAGCTTCGGTTATGAATGAAGCGGGCGTGATTTATTTGAGAGATTATgttccattcatttgattgaccagtaattttgaatctcctcttatttcaaggtgtgttgctcctgcttgcttggccagggaCAACCCTAAtaagaaagcttcatattctgctgaattgttggtgaagtggaaatccaacttgaacgaatgtgagaaaacttcaccagatggagacaccagcactatgccttCTCCCCCGGTGTCATTGCTAGgggtggcggatccatcaaagtatagaagccatgtttcttctttgataACTAAGATATATGGGAACTCATCGGGTACATCTTCATGTAACGTTGCCGtatcttctcctggaaaagcagcgagcaagtctgcaactGCCTGACATTTGAttgctttaggtggcgtgcaagctatgtcaaattctgacatatgGAGTaaccacttcgctggtcttcctatcaaggatGGCTTTGATAGTAAGAATTTTATAGGATCAACTTTGGAgacgagtacgaccctgttagatatcAAATAGTGTCTTAACTTTTGGATCGCATGCACTAATGCTAGACATGCTCTTTCAGCCTTtaggtatcggagttgagcatctctcattgtgcggctgaagtagtagatcGGTCGTTCGATGCCTTCGTCGTATTCCTGAGCAAGGAGCGCTCCAATAGCAATATCACTGGAAGCTGTGAAAAGTATCATGGGTCGTCCCTGTACTGGAGACTTCATGACAGCAGGAGACAATAGtatctgctgtattttctggaaGGCTTCTTGTTGAACAACCGTCCAggtaaaacttgctcctttcttcagtagaggggtgaacgaagtaatgagttgagccaatccaggaatgaagcgtcgaatataattcacCTTGCGCATAAAATATTTGTAGTTCCTTCatagtgcgtggaggaggcatggtggtgatagatttcgtcttgtctggatcgactttgattccttcagctgtgaccaggaatcctagaaactttccagaggaaacaccaaaagcgcacttcagaggattcatctttaatttgtattctctgcatctctcGAACACTTGTCTTAAAACCTCGAGGTGAGAttctcgagtcttcgatttcaccaccacatcatcaacatagtcttccacttgtttgtgcatcatgtcgtggaatatggcagtcatagcTCGTTGACAATTGGCacctgcattctttaatccaaagtgcatcacagtgtagtggaaattcccaatgggagtacgaaatgcagtcttgttggcatcgtgctcatacatcttgatttggttgtatccactgtaaccatccatgaacgagaacataTCTTGGCCACTAGTTAcgtcgacgagcatatcaatgttgggtagaggaaaatcatccttcgcacaacatttattcaggttcatgaaatcgacacaacatctgatttgaccatttttcttcttgataggaacaacatttgctagccacgttggatgttgaataggcttgatgaatccCGCTACTAGTAGTTTCTGGATCTCgactttgatttgctcctcgacttcgtgtctaaatttcctaggcggttgtttgacagctttagagcccggagtgatgtgcagatgatgagtaaccaATTTGTCAACTAGACAAGGCATTTCTtggtacgtccaggcgaagacgtcttgatattctttcaataagttTATCAGTTCTTCTCGCTCCTTTGGTGACAGTGATGAGCTAAttaggattggccttggatcatcctcTATTCCGATATTGATTGTTTCGAGGTCGTCAGTAGTGGAGTCAGTATCGTCTTGCAGTTGTCGTGGAGCGTCTTGAACCTCTTATTCGAGTGATGATTCTCTTTGACATGGTTCTTCGGGGtgaggagacttttcatcgttatcccctattaattgctaatctttgcgtcTGCGGTAAATGGTTCTCCCTTCCGCATCATGACTGGTTATGAAGTTAGATCCAAGAGTTGAGACTTGACCTTTGCGGCGCTTAATCGGCGTAGCAGATGACTCAATCGAATTAACGCCTGAGGATGATGATTTATCCGTGACTTCTTCTTCAATGGACTTCCAGCCTGGGAGTGGAGTGCTGTGAATCTTGTTCGGAGGTTCAGAGATGTCCTTCTGAGACTCGAGGAATTCAGCATCATAAACTGGGGCGTAATGAGATGCTGAAGCCGCAATACGAACGATTTTGTTATTGAGCAGAgctttcatgcattgatggtatgttgaagggaccactttattgtcatggagccatgttcgtccgagtatcatgtgatagtcaggctcttgttcgatcacgtgAAACTTGGTCTTTGATTGAATGGTCCCCACCTTCAAGTCTatgtatgcgtacctgtatgtaTGAATCTGACTTCCCTCAAGACCTGTCATCAATATAGGATGGCGAACAATCTTATTATGTGGGAACTTGGCcgccttgagagtcttcatagtgacgatATTTATAGAAGCGCCTGTGTCAACGAGAGATCTCTTGAATTCGGAGTCT comes from Papaver somniferum cultivar HN1 chromosome 7, ASM357369v1, whole genome shotgun sequence and encodes:
- the LOC113295898 gene encoding uncharacterized protein LOC113295898, which produces MADMPMDRVCTNNRRAKQKQETQIYKMSTPNNIDYDYSYSSSSFISFDEDSKASVYKSKAKITHDEGAKHSIPLNDRRVTYAELMKTKAEDDEAENLQHIKDRIRRRIQASKERRQFLDRVPSDSDADASEEETAWVFTKRKIKPDRYEREFRKTMKQIEDESEAEEDSDSDDLDTHPDFIDDADSDK